The Glycine max cultivar Williams 82 chromosome 12, Glycine_max_v4.0, whole genome shotgun sequence genome window below encodes:
- the LOC100811465 gene encoding potassium channel AKT2/3 isoform X2 produces MDLASTIPYEAIGYLFTGKRKLGLPYFLLGLFRFWRIRRVKQYFTRLEKDIRFSYFWVRCARLLSVTLFSIHCAGCLYYMLADRYPHQGKTWIGAVNPNFRETSLRIRYISAMYWSITTMTTVGYGDLHAVNTLEMIFIIFYMLFNLGLTAYLIGNMTNLVVEGTRRTMEFRNSIEAASNFVSRNRLPPRLKEQILAYMCLRFKAENLNQHQLIEQLPKSICKSICQHLFFATVEKVYLFKDVSKEILLSLVAKMKAEYIPPREDVIMQNEAPDDIYIIVSGEVEIIHTEMERERILGTLHTGDMFGEVGALISRPQSFTYRTKTLTQLLRLKTNTLMEAMQIKREDRQILKNFLQHIKQLKDLSIKDLMVENVEEEDPNMAVNLLTVASTGNAAFLEELLRAGLDPDIGDSKGKTPLHIAASKGHEECVKVLLKHACNMHIKDMNGNTAIWDAIASKHYSIFRILFQLSAVSDPNTAGDLLCTAAKRNELTVLTDLLKQGLNVDSKDHHDTTAIQIAMAENHVDMVHLLVMNGADVSDVHNHEFCSSTLDEMLQKREIGHLINVTEVMRSGVVLKGKHQEQELNGGRSNGLKFPRVSIYRGHPVVRREKGSVEAGKLIRLPDSLEELKTIAGEKFGFDAKDAMVTNEEGAEIDSIDVIRDNDKLFFVE; encoded by the exons GTAACACTTTTTTCAATTCATTGTGCTGGTTGTCTCTATTACATGCTAGCTGATCGTTACCCCCACCAAGGAAAGACATGGATTGGAGCTGTGAACCCAAACTTCCGAGAGACAAGCCTTCGGATCAGATACATTTCGGCCATGTACTGGTCCATCACTACCATGACCACTGTAGGTTATGGTGACCTCCACGCCGTCAACACCCTAGAAATGATCTTCATTATTTTCTACATGCTCTTTAACCTTGGCCTAACAGCTTACTTGATTGGTAACATGACAAATCTTGTTGTTGAAGGAACTCGCCGTACCATGGAGTTT AGAAATAGCATTGAAGCAGCATCAAATTTCGTGAGCCGAAATCGGTTGCCTCCAAGGTTAAAAGAGCAGATCTTGGCTTATATGTGCTTAAGATTTAAGGCAGAGAACTTGAATCAGCATCAGCTTATTGAACAGCTTCCGAAATCGATTTGCAAAAGCATCTGCCAGCATTTGTTTTTTGCAACTGTAGAGAAAGTCTATCTTTTCAAAGACGTCTCAAAAGAAATTCTTTTGTCCCTG GTTGCAAAAATGAAGGCAGAATACATACCACCAAGAGAGGATGTTATCATGCAAAATGAAGCACCAGATGATATTTACATTATAGTCTCTGGCGAAGTGGAGATCATCCATACTGAAATGGAGAGAGAAAGAATTTTGGGGACTCTACATACTGGGGACATGTTTGGAGAGGTTGGTGCACTTATTAGTAGACCTCAGAGCTTTACCTACAGAACCAAGACTCTAACACAGCTCCTGAGACTCAAAACCAATACTCTTATGGAAGCAATGCAGATTAAAAGAGAAGACAGACAAATACTCAAAAATTTTCTTCAG CATATCAAGCAGCTTAAGGATCTGAGTATcaaagatttgatggtggagaatgtggaagaagaggacccTAACATGGCTGTGAACTTGTTAACTGTGGCTAGCACTGGCAATGCTGCTTTTCTTGAGGAGCTTCTAAGAGCAGGTTTGGATCCTGACATTGGAGACTCCAAAGGGAAAACTCCATTG CACATAGCAGCATCAAAAGGGCATGAAGAGTGTGTTAAAGTCTTACTCAAGCATGCATGCAACATGCATATAAAAG ACATGAATGGTAACACTGCAATATGGGATGCTATAGCATCAAAACATTACTCCATATTCCGGATCCTCTTCCAGCTTTCTGCTGTCTCTGATCCTAACACAGCGGGCGATCTCCTGTGTACAGCAGCAAAAAGAAATGAACTAACAGTGTTGACCGATCTTCTAAAGCAAGGACTAAACGTTGACTCCAAAGATCACCATGATACAACTGCAATCCAAATTGCCATGGCAGAAAATCATGTGGACATGGTTCATTTGCTTGTCATGAATGGTGCAGATGTCTCTGATGTGCATAACCATGAATTTTGTTCATCCACCTTAGATGAAATGCTGCAGAAGCGTGAAATTGGGCATCTAATTAATGTAACTGAGGTCATGCGCAGTGGAGTTGTATTAAAGGGGAAACATCAAGAACAGGAGCTCAATGGAGGAAGATCTAATGGACTAAAGTTTCCAAGGGTAAGCATATATAGAGGTCACCCTGTAGTTAGAAGAGAAAAAGGTTCGGTGGAAGCTGGGAAGCTAATAAGGTTGCCTGATTCATTAGAGGAACTCAAAACTATTGCAG GTGAAAAATTTGGGTTTGATGCAAAAGATGCAATGGTGACAAATGAAGAAGGAGCAGAAATAGATTCCATTGATGTGATCAGAGATaatgacaaacttttttttgttgaataa